TAATTACTGCATCGTCACCTTCTACCAGATCAGCCAATACAGATAATTAAACTGCTGTGTCCTGGTTTCGATCTGTAGAGGGCAGTCGCTCTGCATATCTCTGTCACAAAACATAGCATTAATTACCCTGTTTCACATGTCAAGTTATGTACCCTAACAGATATTAGTGCTACTTCATAGCCACACACAAagtttttagctttaaaaaagtcttggagtttatttattttttataaacttgtgTTTGTCTACAGGGATGAGTGTCTGGTGGAGGAAAACAGGACATTTGAAAGTCGACTCCAGAGTTTGCTGCACGACACCATCCAGGAGTCAGAGAACAGTATGGAGGTACAAACACTCAAACTCATCTTTTCCTGAAGTCAGAACAGTGtgatattaattttaaaaaatgtttttcctgttttgtgttgttttattttaggtGTTGAGTGAGTGGACCTGGCTGcaaggagggcagaacttttccAGTGACCTCTCCTAATAGGGTTCAGTTCTCTTCTCACAACAGTACTCTACTGCCTCCATGTGGATAGGATGTCAAACTGCACGGGAGGAGGCAGTCACCTGTTGAGTAATGTGAATGGAGTAAAAGATGCTGGCACATATTTGCTTAGGGGAGTAAGAGAGTAGGTACTGACCACTgctatttgtattttaaaccaAACCTTGAACCCCCTACAGTAAATTTATCAGTTCTGGAGAAATTACTAAAGACCTAGTTAAAGACCTGGGACCTAGTTATTTACCCATAACATAATGACAGTTTTGGGTATAATAAGCAtgtaacacatttaaataagaTTATTGTAACAATCGTTATTGGAGAATTAGAAGCTGCTAACAGAATGTAAAATAACTTTTCAAATGTCAAGCTgaatttccttttaaaacatgacCTTAAAACAGCTGACACACATGTAATGCACATTTTCTCCAAAGGTTAACAAGTGACAGAGTTGATGAATGTAAATAATGTTTTGCCAAGAATAAGACAAAAGAATTCGCTGATGTTTAAActacatatatatttaaattttatcttgtttttaagaCTTGGGAGTTTTATTCTACTCTAAAGATAGACTTTCTGCCTTTGTTACAAAATCTTAAtgtatttgtctttattttgtattgaatggCAATTTTTAATGCAACTTTTCTTTCAGAAAGACCTTGAAtgaatgatgttttttaatggtaaaaaaaaaaaaaaaaacggtctTGCCTGTAAAACTGAGAATGTGATACTTTATATTTTTGATACTACATAAATATGTGATTTGGACAGTCaaatagaaaaatgtcaaattagaTGCAATAGTTACAGATGATGTGAATCCCATACTGTATGAGGAGGTAACATGGGTTATAGTTTCACTTGCCACAATTAAGACGGTTTACTCTCTTCAGCGGTacaatatgaaaataaattggGTTATTCATGGTCTAAATCTCTATTTTTAGACGTTTCCCTCTTTCTTGAAACTATGCAATTTTAAATTAGTTTTCAAATGTATGTTTATGAAAAAACTGTGAAAGTGAGCACAAACTAATTATTTTGATAAATATAATACATGATCTTTTTTCATGACACTTGAATTGAGCTCTAAGTGCTTCAGCcataaaaacagctgctgcaaCCATCTGGAGGTAGTTTTTACTACGCATTCAccgaccacttcattaggtatacctATTCAGCTGCTCATTAGTGCAAAAATGTAACCACATATAGTACTATGAAGGAAGGCTTAAATGGCAAGTAAGCCTGTCTGCAggcaccatcaggcaggaaggaggactgacacagcCCCGGTATTCCCCACATATTGCCAGGGGAATGGGAAAAttatctgttgaaaaaataacatagTTGATACCTTTaaggcagagtaaggggtggagtAAGCACAGCATTGGGACCATCTGGGCGGGTAGCAAATAgtgcccctggtcatgctgtggatgtcccaagggcccaaaaactgcCAGAGGTCTTCAGGCATAACACAAGGGGTAAGAAGGACTAGACTAAAGagatgctgtcgagcttgacttTGGATGCTGACCTTGAGGTCCTATGATTAATCCTTAGCGCCCTACATACCTACAACTTACACATATGACTGTATAActaatcacatggcagcaaccaatgcatttaaGCATGCAGACATTGCCAAGATGATCTGCTAGTGTTCAAACCAAGCATtagaatgaggaagaaaagggatttaagcGACTTTGAACATGCCATGGTTGACAGTACCAGACAGGTTGGACTgagtatttaaaaagaaaatgctgaTCTACGGGAATTTTTACCCACAACCATCTCTAGTGTTTACAGATGATGTTTAGAAAAAGAACATATTCAGTTCATTTGAGACCACACCACAAATGTTTGTCAGCCCTGAAGAAGACCAGTTTGGTCGAAACATAttggctttttaatgatttggccattacaataaaggctttttagtatttctttcctcatttgctcattttgttgtttggagtgcctggttttctcctcttttttggACAGTTTTTCCCCCCTGTTTTCCAAGAGCACCAAATTTTGGTTTATTATTTAAGCACCTTAGTCATATTGAGCAGCCAGTCAACCTCCCTCTTTTGCTGTCAACATATTCAGTGAGTTGCAGTTCTCTAGGCCAAAAACCTGgatgatggcagaggtcagatCAGTCCAAGACGATTAAAGGCTAAAATATGCATTCTGATGCAGCATATTGTCTTGACCTTGTCTGAAAGCATAAATACATGCATTGCTGCCAAGTGACTGATTAATGAGATATTTCTGTCTACAAAgaaattgaacaggtgtacctattGAAGTAGTCATGAGTGTATAACGATGACACAAGGTGatgaaatatgtaaaaaatgtgCCTACTTTTTTGGTGTTTGTGTTaattctctttgtttttatgaaattaGGTTTAGAAAATGTGAGACATCTctatcataatttaaaaacaaagctgACAGTTATTgacattattattttactttccTGGTAGTaggcttttctttctttctttttcaattgCTTTatgtcaatgaaaataaaaaggatgACATGAATATCATAGTGTTTAACATTCTTTATTCCTTTAATTGAATAAAATCAGTTTGAGGTCCTAACTGGCGACTAAGTCTCCTATACAAAGCACAGCACAGATCAAGTGAAATGTAGTGGTAAAGGTTGAACAGGTACAGGATGTGAAACCAGACAGAGGTGACATACAGGACCTAAAAAATAGGCATTTAGGCAACTGAAGGTCCACAGTACAAAACTGTGTTATTGAGGTTTAAATAGTGAACTGAAGTCAGTCCACGTGGTCTGAGAGGGATCAGCTGCTCTGTCTTTATTCCCTCCAGGTTTATTGCATCTGTTTAGTGTCTCTGTACTCGCCCATTTGACACTGAAAAGTCAAAAAACTTCCCTCAAGCCTTAAAAGCATGCAACAGAAccaaaatacaccaaaaaaagCATTCTCTACTATATTATTAATGTCTAAAACTTAGACTGAGCTGACCACACATTCAAAATTAAAAGGTGCATTGAATCCTTGTTTAGAAAGATAAGATAAATCTGACACACATGAAGGCTTTATTTAAATTGCACTTTTATCCTGTCAGTGTGGTCAGAAGTTGCACATCATCTGGAGGTTTTGCATTCATTTCCTGCTGATAAATCTTTATATCTGATGTTTTCTGACAATATATGCTCTCAAgtcagcagtgtgtgaccagtaaataatgtttattttaaaaaataatgtttgaatCCTTGAAAAGTTACAGTACTGGAGGTCTTGGAGGCTGCGTAGGGTTTCAGGGTTAAGGCCAAAGAATGTGTGCGTATGTGTTTAGGACTCAGAGGAAAGATGTGTTTACGTGTCACTGAGTGGACCTTTTCCATGTTTTCACATTTGGGCTCTTTAATCATCTTCTTCCTGTGTtgcttctctcctcttttcttgACTGTTTTCTCCCATGATTCCTTATGCCTCCAGCTCAAAACCCATGCCCACTTTGTGTCCGCCACCGTTCACGTTCTTCCCATCAATCAGACCAGAGAGGGTGAGCTTCACTCCTGCAGGAAAGAGGATCAGATTATGCATGAAGTCATCACACCTGTATGGTTTGGATTGTTGGTAAGAGGATAAAAACAATCATCAATAGCTTACCTGGCCTGAGGGTTTGTGTGTATCCAACTCCAACAAGGCAGGCATTGTCAACTTTGGCCtgtgaagagagaaaaacaatgtGGGAGAGATCATTTACAAGACATaaggagacagaaaaataaaaacagggaaCAATATGATACTTTCTATCAGATACTAtacaaataaatcaattttctaAAACAGAACGTGAGaaaaaagttctgaaaaaaattTTTCTGACTGATCTCAACCACTTTGTCTCAAACGCTAAAAAGACTTTTCCTTATGCAGTTTTTGgagtttgaaaaatatattttgaatttttgtctgGATTATATTGATGTTATGCAGTGCCTATTAAAGGTATACaaccccttggatattttaaactttcatttattttataaataaatcatggtcaatattatttgacttttttgaccaaaaacaagaaaaaagtggctgacctaattcaaaaGAGCTCCAGCCAATTTATCCTAGTAGTCTTGCAAtaagtgaaatgaggatcacctgagtgcagtgaatgtgtctcaagcgattgtagtataaagacacctgtgtcaggaaggtccagtcactacttaatcagtatttctagctactattacaccatgtagacaaaagaacactccgagcaactcagaggaaaggtaactgaaaagtaaaagtcaggggatggatacaaaaaaaatgcatggcactgaacatccccccgagtccagttaaatccatcatcaaaaaacgGAAGGAATATGGCAAGTGTTAATCCTCCTAGACCAGGCtgccctcacaaactgagtgactgtgcaagaagcagaataaagagagagaggccaccaagacacctatgactactctaaaggagttaaaagcttcagcaactgagatgggaaagactctGTATGCAACAACTGtagcctgggttcttcaccagtctttatgggagagtggcaaccagaaagccactgttgaagaaaattaaataaatgtaaactagagttcaccaaaaggcatgtgggcgactccatggtcatgtggaagaaggttctttggtctgatgagactagaATGGCACTTTTTGCCATCAGAAAAGACACTATTTTAggacactaaacactgcacatcaccacaaacacatcatccccactgtgaagcatggtggtggctgCATTATGcggtggggatgcttctcagcagccagctctTGGATTTTGAGATatgctgccttttttaaaattataaaacagGATCAAATCTCAACATTTTGTTGGACTTTAACTCAAATTACACTTAATTGTTCTCTACCCACTGTCAACTTGAGTTTCATAGGGGTGCTTTTAATCTATTCATTCAACAAGTCTCCAAACATTTGAAGTAATTTCTTACAGACAGGGAGGCATCCTTATCCAGCTGGTATTTTGCTCCAATTCCAAAGCGTGTGTTGTTGCTGCCAGCTGTCCAGGCCAGTTGGACCGCTGTCTCCAGGTTGCCATTCACCTTTTGGTAAATGGAGCCACCAAACTCTGTGCCGTCATTACTGAAACAATACAGAGAAGAGACATGAATAAACAAGGTGAGCTCTAGTCTGATTTCGCGTTTCATCCTGGTGAACGTTTCCTTTACGGATGCATCACTTCCACTTCCTGTGTCTCTGAGGTGCAGTGACTCACACGCTGGTGTGAAGCTGGAAGTCTCCGGCTTTGTATCCCAGGGCGAAGTTGTTCTGGGTCAGTTTAGATTTGGCGGTGTCAAAAGCAAGCTGGTAGCCGGCCAGCCAGCCCTCGTAGCCAAGCACAGCAGCCCCGTGGACGGTGGGTCCAGCCATGTCAAAGTCCAGGTCACAGCCAACGTTGACATACTCACGCTTGTAGCCAGTCTTCAGTTTGGCACTCTTCTTACTACAGAAACAAGGAAATTAAGGAGGTAATGTCATAAAATTCCCgaaatattttagtttattttacagCTCAAGAAGTATTAAACCATGCTTGGGCTTAATCCTCAAATAATAGTTCCTTAAGTTCATCTTCCCTCATcttatttattcacttttgcattttttaaagacttaaatcTACTAATCATTAGCAGGATAGTTCTTACCCAGTATTAGGCACAAACGATGTGTCCAGACTGAGCTTCAGGCCTTTTGCCAGCTATAGACAGACAACCAAACACACCATGAGCCTGTGACTCTTTTAAAAGTGGATTTACTGTTGTTTTGAAAAATCTAAAGGACTTTTTTATACTCTACCTGGTCCTCAATGGTGATTTCTGTGGTGAGAGTGTTGTCTGTGTTCCACTTCTGGCTGAAGTTAAGGCCTAGATCGCTCACTTTGTACTTGGTCTCCAGGTGGCCACCTGACTTTCCTGTATCTGTGTTGTTGGAGCCAGAGGTGTTAAACTCCTACAGGATAAAGCATAAAGAGATTGGTAGGCAGTCATGGATTGGGAATGATTTGGGAAAGGAAACAGGAAGAACATTGCAGCTTGAACAACAAAATCCAAAACTAGAGGCAGACGTAGCTAGAAGGACATACAAAGATTTTTCCTCTGCCACACAATCCCTCTCAGGTTTGCATGGCTGCTATTTAACTTAAAAACTACACCTTTAAGATGGAGAAGTAAACCGGGAAGGAATAGTGAAAATATGGGCAGGACTGTGAGGGAGAGGTTGAGTTTCAGTGCTGTTAATGGCTGCAGCAGCTTGGTGTAA
The Cheilinus undulatus linkage group 5, ASM1832078v1, whole genome shotgun sequence DNA segment above includes these coding regions:
- the vdac3 gene encoding voltage-dependent anion-selective channel protein 3 isoform X2; the protein is MADKGVVVQKEKAGNGKQAENKGHCVTCEHHAPKGHGTMAVPPAYSDLGKSAKDIFGKGFGYGVLKLDVKTKSQSGVEFNTSGSNNTDTGKSGGHLETKYKVSDLGLNFSQKWNTDNTLTTEITIEDQLAKGLKLSLDTSFVPNTGKKSAKLKTGYKREYVNVGCDLDFDMAGPTVHGAAVLGYEGWLAGYQLAFDTAKSKLTQNNFALGYKAGDFQLHTSVNDGTEFGGSIYQKVNGNLETAVQLAWTAGSNNTRFGIGAKYQLDKDASLSAKVDNACLVGVGYTQTLRPGVKLTLSGLIDGKNVNGGGHKVGMGFELEA
- the vdac3 gene encoding voltage-dependent anion-selective channel protein 3 isoform X3 → MAVPPAYSDLGKSAKDIFGKGFGYGVLKLDVKTKSQSGVMEFNTSGSNNTDTGKSGGHLETKYKVSDLGLNFSQKWNTDNTLTTEITIEDQLAKGLKLSLDTSFVPNTGKKSAKLKTGYKREYVNVGCDLDFDMAGPTVHGAAVLGYEGWLAGYQLAFDTAKSKLTQNNFALGYKAGDFQLHTSVNDGTEFGGSIYQKVNGNLETAVQLAWTAGSNNTRFGIGAKYQLDKDASLSAKVDNACLVGVGYTQTLRPGVKLTLSGLIDGKNVNGGGHKVGMGFELEA
- the vdac3 gene encoding voltage-dependent anion-selective channel protein 3 isoform X4, producing the protein MAVPPAYSDLGKSAKDIFGKGFGYGVLKLDVKTKSQSGVEFNTSGSNNTDTGKSGGHLETKYKVSDLGLNFSQKWNTDNTLTTEITIEDQLAKGLKLSLDTSFVPNTGKKSAKLKTGYKREYVNVGCDLDFDMAGPTVHGAAVLGYEGWLAGYQLAFDTAKSKLTQNNFALGYKAGDFQLHTSVNDGTEFGGSIYQKVNGNLETAVQLAWTAGSNNTRFGIGAKYQLDKDASLSAKVDNACLVGVGYTQTLRPGVKLTLSGLIDGKNVNGGGHKVGMGFELEA
- the vdac3 gene encoding voltage-dependent anion-selective channel protein 3 isoform X1; its protein translation is MADKGVVVQKEKAGNGKQAENKGHCVTCEHHAPKGHGTMAVPPAYSDLGKSAKDIFGKGFGYGVLKLDVKTKSQSGVMEFNTSGSNNTDTGKSGGHLETKYKVSDLGLNFSQKWNTDNTLTTEITIEDQLAKGLKLSLDTSFVPNTGKKSAKLKTGYKREYVNVGCDLDFDMAGPTVHGAAVLGYEGWLAGYQLAFDTAKSKLTQNNFALGYKAGDFQLHTSVNDGTEFGGSIYQKVNGNLETAVQLAWTAGSNNTRFGIGAKYQLDKDASLSAKVDNACLVGVGYTQTLRPGVKLTLSGLIDGKNVNGGGHKVGMGFELEA